One genomic segment of Kordiimonas sp. SCSIO 12603 includes these proteins:
- a CDS encoding relaxase/mobilization nuclease domain-containing protein, whose amino-acid sequence MIANEIAFGRSFADNIMYNIQGHRNDPNPHKCGWYAAKNIFTKELDVAETIMEATASASKASKPVYHFSIDWDRSEERLLDKEKCIKTADQVLEKIGLQEHQALYFWHVDADHPHMHVVVNRVHERTGKAWDMWKSKERLERAAHETAKEMGFMQIPGKHNELDYAPDKERNASQTREQRLDPLKPWGKEKIAEVKNEIGRDFYEALGWEELSDRIGKSGYELRSKGQGLIITDGKSYTQLSMMGKQLRLNLLEQKFGEKCADYLSKDPLEPVSEKTPKEAYHSVDERIEKHIHREIRRVEHEYARAGGRGPAPDVKTSELAAIMNGLDKFEDRFHRQNTNEQIKKLQKRVEKQNKALQRAEGYLSHHKQKSWELLLAVDDRSPEDKAVKSIDKLDKSIQKLKYQQKTPKTKNLLKLLRSRRKKLISNKRKREKTNKRTQKIEKQLYYRMQKLNEARMRVKEKKNSLSQTEKHLAAKKLARTRNTQTKDLLQKRSIQLLRSIPKEMILNANIPRAEKIKMMTKWNNARDIEKVRVKERQNERDR is encoded by the coding sequence ATGATTGCGAATGAGATCGCCTTTGGCAGAAGCTTTGCTGACAACATCATGTACAATATTCAGGGGCATAGAAATGATCCCAATCCACATAAGTGTGGTTGGTATGCCGCCAAGAATATCTTTACCAAAGAACTCGATGTTGCTGAAACCATTATGGAAGCAACTGCTTCCGCCAGCAAAGCCAGTAAGCCGGTTTATCATTTCTCCATCGATTGGGATCGATCAGAAGAACGTCTCCTAGATAAAGAGAAATGCATAAAAACCGCTGACCAAGTGCTAGAGAAAATCGGCCTACAGGAACATCAAGCTTTATACTTCTGGCATGTAGACGCTGATCACCCTCACATGCATGTGGTAGTTAACCGAGTGCATGAACGCACTGGCAAAGCCTGGGACATGTGGAAGTCCAAAGAACGCCTAGAGCGTGCTGCTCATGAAACTGCAAAAGAAATGGGGTTCATGCAGATACCGGGCAAGCACAATGAACTGGACTATGCACCGGATAAAGAACGCAATGCATCCCAAACCAGAGAACAACGACTAGATCCTCTTAAACCTTGGGGCAAAGAGAAGATTGCTGAGGTTAAAAACGAAATAGGCCGAGACTTTTATGAGGCGTTAGGTTGGGAGGAGCTCTCAGACCGTATTGGTAAAAGCGGGTATGAGCTGAGGTCTAAAGGCCAAGGTTTGATCATCACTGATGGGAAAAGTTACACTCAACTTTCAATGATGGGGAAGCAGCTACGCTTAAACCTGTTGGAACAGAAGTTTGGAGAAAAGTGCGCTGATTATCTGTCTAAAGACCCTCTTGAGCCTGTAAGTGAAAAAACACCTAAGGAAGCCTATCACTCAGTTGATGAACGTATTGAAAAGCACATTCACCGTGAAATCAGAAGGGTAGAACATGAATACGCCAGGGCTGGTGGCCGCGGCCCTGCCCCAGATGTAAAAACATCTGAACTTGCAGCCATTATGAACGGGTTAGACAAGTTTGAAGACCGCTTCCATCGGCAAAATACAAACGAGCAAATCAAGAAACTGCAAAAGCGCGTTGAAAAACAAAACAAGGCTCTGCAAAGAGCAGAAGGGTATCTCAGTCACCACAAGCAAAAGAGTTGGGAACTACTCTTAGCTGTTGATGATCGCAGTCCTGAAGATAAGGCTGTAAAATCTATTGATAAGCTGGATAAGTCTATCCAGAAACTTAAATACCAGCAGAAAACTCCTAAAACCAAAAACCTTCTGAAGCTTCTCCGTTCTCGTCGCAAGAAACTTATATCTAACAAACGCAAACGAGAGAAGACGAACAAGCGTACTCAGAAGATTGAGAAACAACTCTATTACCGCATGCAAAAGCTGAATGAAGCTCGAATGCGCGTGAAGGAAAAGAAGAACTCGCTCTCTCAAACGGAAAAGCATCTCGCAGCAAAGAAGCTTGCGCGTACACGCAATACCCAAACAAAAGACCTGCTCCAAAAGCGTTCTATTCAGCTCTTGCGTAGTATCCCCAAGGAGATGATCTTAAACGCCAATATTCCACGGGCTGAGAAGATCAAGATGATGACTAAATGGAACAATGCTAGGGATATTGAAAAGGTGAGAGTTAAGGAAAGACAGAACGAGCGTGATCGGTAA
- the mobC gene encoding plasmid mobilization relaxosome protein MobC, with protein sequence MAKPSKIKAQPRPIRLYTYVTAEEEERIKEAADLADLKVSVFLRHIALAQQIRPARSRQVKELVTVFSKLGADLNRVGNNLNQLAHQANAAGYDDKRIHYEHTLTEVKTAVGEIIEAIREV encoded by the coding sequence ATGGCAAAACCGAGTAAGATAAAGGCACAGCCGCGTCCTATCAGACTATATACCTATGTTACTGCCGAAGAAGAGGAACGTATTAAAGAAGCTGCTGACCTCGCAGATCTGAAGGTATCTGTCTTCCTGCGTCACATAGCGCTAGCACAGCAAATACGCCCTGCCCGTAGCCGCCAGGTCAAAGAACTAGTGACAGTGTTTAGCAAACTAGGCGCAGACCTGAACCGCGTGGGAAACAATCTGAACCAACTCGCTCACCAAGCCAATGCTGCCGGTTATGACGATAAGCGTATTCACTATGAACATACGCTCACGGAAGTAAAAACCGCAGTTGGCGAAATCATAGAGGCAATCCGAGAGGTGTAA